A genomic region of Sulfobacillus acidophilus DSM 10332 contains the following coding sequences:
- a CDS encoding sporulation integral membrane protein YlbJ (TIGRFAM: sporulation integral membrane protein YlbJ~COGs: COG3314 conserved hypothetical protein~InterPro IPR014226:IPR011642~KEGG: bts:Btus_1699 sporulation integral membrane protein YlbJ~PFAM: Nucleoside recognition~SPTR: Sporulation integral membrane protein YlbJ;~TIGRFAM: Sporulation integral membrane protein YlbJ), with amino-acid sequence MEQEPNRVTIAVTGFTMLLLTILLIVFSEQGYHATVGALKLFFDVVFPSLLPFFIISDVLLATGMVHYLGVYFEPLMRPVFNVPGVGSFVFSMGLAAGYPMDAVLTAKFRKQGLCTKTEGERLLAFSNSADPLFIFGAVAVGMFGQPALGAVLALAHYASVVLVGLTFRFYKRQEVSSEPKSGLVIRNIHQRAMDAMVRGRLDDGRSLGKVLNQAIGDSVATLFVIMSFMVLFAVLIKVLSATGLMVILEVPFGALLHVLGFSPTLVNATIQGLFEIDLGSAAAAKAAAPLLQQLVIVSAIIAWSGLSVHGQVASVLADTDISMKPYFVARTLHAIYAGILTVVFFRPVEKTLGNLTLPAFSSRDFLVAGAPRGMIIDGLHLSLLVVGLSLVSLAGGALMVLMVRQIRRGWLFLRYRS; translated from the coding sequence ATGGAACAGGAACCCAATCGTGTCACAATTGCCGTCACCGGTTTTACTATGCTGCTGTTAACCATTCTGCTCATCGTGTTTTCCGAGCAGGGATACCATGCAACGGTGGGGGCCCTCAAGCTGTTTTTCGACGTGGTGTTTCCATCGTTGTTACCGTTTTTTATCATTTCTGACGTGCTCTTGGCGACCGGCATGGTGCACTATCTGGGCGTCTATTTTGAACCTTTGATGCGTCCGGTGTTTAATGTACCGGGAGTCGGTTCGTTCGTATTTTCGATGGGACTGGCCGCCGGGTATCCCATGGATGCCGTGTTAACCGCGAAATTTCGCAAGCAGGGCCTATGTACCAAAACCGAAGGCGAACGACTGTTGGCCTTTTCGAATTCGGCCGATCCGTTATTTATTTTTGGGGCCGTGGCGGTGGGGATGTTCGGTCAACCGGCGCTTGGAGCCGTATTGGCTTTGGCCCATTATGCCTCGGTGGTCTTGGTCGGACTCACGTTTCGTTTTTACAAACGTCAAGAGGTCTCTTCCGAGCCGAAGAGCGGCTTGGTGATCCGCAATATTCATCAACGGGCGATGGATGCCATGGTGCGGGGGCGTTTGGACGACGGGCGATCGTTGGGGAAAGTGTTGAATCAAGCGATTGGGGATTCGGTTGCCACCCTCTTCGTGATAATGAGTTTCATGGTATTGTTTGCCGTATTGATTAAGGTCCTATCGGCCACCGGGCTCATGGTGATTTTGGAAGTCCCGTTTGGCGCTCTTTTACATGTGCTAGGGTTCTCGCCAACTCTGGTCAACGCGACCATTCAAGGGCTGTTCGAAATTGATTTGGGTTCGGCGGCGGCGGCTAAGGCGGCAGCTCCTCTGCTCCAGCAATTGGTGATTGTTTCGGCGATTATCGCGTGGTCCGGCCTTTCGGTTCACGGCCAGGTGGCATCGGTTTTAGCCGACACGGATATATCGATGAAACCGTACTTTGTCGCCCGAACGCTCCACGCGATTTATGCCGGCATTCTCACCGTGGTGTTCTTTCGGCCGGTGGAAAAGACCTTGGGCAACCTGACACTGCCAGCATTTTCCAGTCGTGATTTTCTCGTGGCGGGAGCGCCGCGCGGCATGATTATCGACGGGTTGCACTTAAGCCTATTGGTGGTGGGTCTTTCGCTCGTCAGTTTAGCGGGCGGGGCGCTCATGGTGTTGATGGTTCGACAAATACGACGGGGCTGGCTCTTTCTGCGGTATCGGTCCTAA
- a CDS encoding DNA polymerase beta domain protein region (PFAM: Nucleotidyltransferase domain~COGs: COG1669 nucleotidyltransferase~InterPro IPR002934~KEGG: afo:Afer_1342 DNA polymerase beta domain protein region~PFAM: Nucleotidyltransferase~SPTR: DNA polymerase beta domain protein region), whose protein sequence is MDGAQREMSLSLHMAQVATICRQYGVARLALFGSILRDDFTEDSDIDVLSTLAPDSPVHTLLDWIHLKQALEDLWHHPVDLVDPERLHPLIRDEVMAEERVIYVAPS, encoded by the coding sequence ATGGATGGGGCGCAGCGGGAAATGTCCTTATCGCTGCATATGGCTCAGGTTGCGACGATCTGCCGGCAGTACGGGGTGGCGCGGTTAGCCTTGTTTGGGTCAATCCTGCGCGACGATTTCACGGAGGACAGTGACATTGACGTGTTAAGCACGTTAGCGCCGGATTCTCCCGTCCATACCTTGCTGGACTGGATCCATCTAAAGCAGGCGCTGGAAGACCTCTGGCACCACCCGGTGGATTTGGTGGATCCGGAGCGGCTTCATCCCTTGATTCGTGATGAGGTGATGGCGGAGGAGCGGGTGATTTATGTCGCGCCATCGTGA
- a CDS encoding major facilitator superfamily MFS_1 (PFAM: Sugar (and other) transporter~InterPro IPR011701~KEGG: aac:Aaci_2879 general substrate transporter~PFAM: Major facilitator superfamily MFS-1~SPTR: General substrate transporter) has protein sequence MNKSSGSIRDQVLKPLEEAGLQSFHFRTWLTAGMGFFTDAYDLFIIGVVTTLLKPLWHLTTLDLMILNSTALFSAVLGALIFGRLMDRVGRKAVYGIEAILLTAGALLSAFSSNFLMLVVFRFIVGLGVGGDYPMSGVIMSEYSNRKRRGFLVNAVFAMQGFGLLVGPAVAALLLSSGMATDVVWRVMLGLGAIPAAAVILLRRRIAETPHYALGVKGDVKESAEIVQQLTHQTVDVQGTVNELPKSWTVLFTNRRFLLTLFGTAFSWMFLDMAFYGNSVSSSLVMKALQPHGTLIGDTLTSALIFLVAAVPGYWVSAFTVDRIGRKFIQGMGFLVMALAYATLWLAPGISSHVAEFLIIYAISYFFIEFGPNSTTFVFPSEVFPVTVRGWGFGISASAGKFGAAIATFLFPLLLKDLKLSGTMGILAGISLLGFILTTLVLPEPKGKTLREASGEHLLENAQTDAVDGMSFSHV, from the coding sequence ATGAACAAAAGCTCCGGCTCTATACGGGATCAGGTATTGAAACCGTTAGAAGAGGCAGGACTCCAGAGTTTTCATTTCCGGACATGGTTAACGGCCGGAATGGGCTTCTTTACCGACGCCTATGACTTATTCATTATTGGGGTTGTGACAACGCTTCTAAAACCGCTATGGCATTTGACGACCTTGGACTTGATGATTTTAAATAGCACCGCCCTATTTTCGGCGGTTTTGGGTGCGTTGATTTTCGGACGTCTTATGGATCGGGTAGGGCGTAAGGCAGTTTATGGAATCGAAGCGATCTTATTGACCGCTGGCGCGTTGTTATCGGCTTTTTCCTCCAACTTCCTAATGTTGGTGGTATTTCGCTTTATTGTCGGATTGGGTGTCGGTGGCGACTATCCGATGAGTGGTGTCATCATGAGTGAATACTCCAACCGCAAACGGCGGGGATTTTTGGTGAACGCGGTCTTTGCCATGCAAGGGTTCGGTCTGTTGGTGGGGCCGGCCGTGGCCGCACTATTGCTTAGCAGTGGCATGGCGACGGATGTCGTATGGCGAGTGATGTTGGGACTTGGGGCGATTCCTGCGGCTGCCGTCATCTTATTGCGGCGTCGAATTGCCGAAACTCCGCACTATGCGTTGGGCGTCAAAGGAGATGTCAAAGAATCGGCGGAAATCGTTCAACAACTCACGCATCAGACGGTGGACGTTCAAGGAACCGTAAACGAGTTGCCCAAGTCGTGGACCGTGTTATTTACCAACCGTCGGTTTTTGCTAACGTTATTTGGCACCGCTTTTTCTTGGATGTTTCTCGACATGGCCTTTTACGGCAACAGCGTTTCCTCCAGTTTAGTGATGAAGGCGTTGCAACCGCATGGCACGCTCATTGGCGACACCTTGACATCGGCATTAATCTTTCTGGTCGCTGCGGTCCCGGGTTATTGGGTATCAGCGTTTACGGTAGACCGTATCGGAAGAAAGTTCATTCAAGGAATGGGCTTTTTAGTTATGGCGTTGGCTTACGCGACATTATGGTTGGCTCCCGGCATCAGTTCGCATGTCGCGGAATTCTTGATCATCTACGCCATCAGCTATTTCTTCATTGAATTTGGCCCGAATAGCACCACGTTTGTCTTTCCCTCGGAGGTCTTTCCGGTGACCGTCCGCGGCTGGGGATTTGGAATATCGGCTTCAGCCGGAAAATTCGGCGCCGCTATCGCCACATTTCTCTTTCCCTTGTTATTAAAAGACTTGAAGCTGAGCGGAACGATGGGAATCCTGGCGGGGATATCGCTACTGGGATTTATATTGACGACGTTGGTGTTACCTGAGCCGAAAGGAAAAACTTTACGAGAGGCGTCCGGGGAACATCTATTAGAGAACGCTCAGACCGATGCAGTCGACGGGATGTCGTTTAGCCACGTGTAA
- a CDS encoding Sec-independent protein translocase protein tatA/E-like protein (PFAM: mttA/Hcf106 family~TIGRFAM: twin arginine-targeting protein translocase, TatA/E family~COGs: COG1826 Sec-independent protein secretion pathway components~HAMAP: Twin-arginine translocation protein TatA/E~InterPro IPR006312:IPR003369~KEGG: aca:ACP_2093 twin-arginine translocation protein, TatA/E family~PFAM: Bacterial sec-independent translocation protein mttA/Hcf106~SPTR: Sec-independent protein translocase protein tatA/E homolog;~TIGRFAM: Twin-arginine translocation protein TatA/E): MWDDLLSPTHLIVLLILALLIFGPKRLPELGSSLGKTIRDFKQALTVGSASTSSTPLPTKETDTPAESHTLTDSHVS, from the coding sequence ATGTGGGACGACCTTTTATCTCCCACTCATCTGATTGTCTTGTTGATTTTGGCTCTCTTAATATTCGGGCCAAAACGGCTCCCTGAACTGGGATCTTCTTTAGGCAAGACAATTCGGGATTTTAAACAAGCATTAACCGTCGGATCCGCCTCCACCTCCTCCACGCCGTTACCCACGAAAGAGACGGACACCCCGGCCGAGTCCCATACCCTCACGGATTCCCATGTGTCGTAA
- a CDS encoding 4Fe-4S ferredoxin iron-sulfur binding domain-containing protein (PFAM: 4Fe-4S binding domain~COGs: COG0437 Fe-S-cluster-containing hydrogenase components 1~InterPro IPR001450~KEGG: hya:HY04AAS1_0915 4Fe-4S ferredoxin iron-sulfur binding domain protein~PFAM: 4Fe-4S ferredoxin, iron-sulphur binding, subgroup~SPTR: Putative 4Fe-4S binding protein), whose translation MAEKPPEPETEVSRKDAVLKGLAVGASLLAPFFVLPPRKAKAASVDQSLTEPHLDPDKNMSWEGWDNPRLNVSDGWENWNTVLNPDNLPIYHDRFDRIDQAHPKHHWVMVIDLRKCVGCQSCVVACKSENNVPLGVYRTWVDVYQVGETVPDPNGDIVVDGQRYRQDVRVMNVPKLCNHCDNPPCVEVCPVKATYKREDGIVLVDPTLCIGCGTCVNACPYDARYLNPVSHTADKCTFCVERVDQGLLPACVTTCVGRARIFGDANDPNSEVSQLLAQYPHVVRHPDFGTDPQVFYIGMSGDISTIDDPEIQHMVFTYTANADSNLPVR comes from the coding sequence GTGGCCGAAAAACCTCCAGAACCCGAAACGGAAGTCAGTCGCAAGGATGCGGTACTGAAAGGGTTGGCGGTCGGGGCCAGCCTCCTTGCCCCGTTTTTTGTACTCCCGCCACGGAAAGCCAAAGCCGCTTCCGTCGATCAAAGCTTGACCGAACCCCACCTTGATCCGGATAAAAACATGAGTTGGGAAGGATGGGACAATCCTCGACTCAACGTGTCCGACGGATGGGAAAACTGGAACACCGTGCTCAATCCGGATAATCTCCCCATCTATCATGATCGATTTGACCGGATTGACCAAGCTCACCCTAAACATCATTGGGTGATGGTTATCGATTTACGCAAATGCGTCGGATGTCAATCCTGCGTTGTGGCGTGTAAGTCAGAAAATAATGTCCCTCTAGGCGTCTATCGTACATGGGTCGACGTGTATCAGGTCGGAGAAACCGTGCCCGACCCGAATGGAGATATCGTCGTGGACGGCCAACGATACCGTCAGGATGTTCGCGTCATGAACGTCCCCAAGTTGTGCAACCATTGCGATAATCCGCCCTGTGTGGAAGTATGTCCGGTCAAAGCCACCTACAAGCGGGAGGACGGCATCGTGTTGGTGGATCCGACTCTCTGTATCGGGTGTGGCACTTGTGTCAACGCCTGTCCGTACGATGCCCGATATTTGAATCCCGTGTCTCACACGGCCGATAAATGTACGTTTTGTGTCGAACGGGTCGACCAAGGTCTCTTACCGGCTTGTGTCACCACCTGCGTAGGACGAGCCCGAATTTTTGGTGACGCCAACGACCCCAATAGTGAAGTCTCGCAATTGCTGGCGCAATATCCGCACGTTGTTCGACACCCTGATTTCGGTACCGATCCGCAAGTCTTTTACATCGGCATGAGCGGAGATATTTCGACGATTGACGATCCCGAAATTCAGCACATGGTGTTCACGTATACGGCCAATGCCGATAGTAACCTACCGGTACGCTAA